In one Parambassis ranga chromosome 6, fParRan2.1, whole genome shotgun sequence genomic region, the following are encoded:
- the uts2r gene encoding urotensin-2 receptor isoform X1, which yields MKPRLSVKGSPEMTTVSMEPVGVLVERDANATDPPLSSHEDTAATFTIGTILSIMCLVGVSGNIYTLVVMCHSMRTAASMYIYIINLALADLLYLLTIPFIVCTHFLKEWYFGDAGCRILISMDFLTMHASIFTLTIMSTERYFAVLRPLDTVQRSKSYRKAIAVLVWAASLILTLPMLVSLQLTTNGTKAMCQSTLRELSYKVYISFLFCTSIVAPGLIIGYLYIQLARTYWISQTETFKQTKKLPNQKVLYLIFTIVLLFWACFLPFWIWQLLGQFHPSLPLSTKAKRNINYLTTCLTYSNSCINPFLYTLLTKNYKEYLRKHKRSWTAGNYFNRRSRFQRSPRRSPSASSQQCTESFMLTHTASLRAHNSSL from the exons ATGAAACCTCGTCTAAGTGTTAAAGGCAGTCCAG AGATGACGACAGTCTCCATGGAGCCGGTAGGCGTCCTGGTGGAAAGGGATGCCAATGCCACCGACCCCCCTCTCAGCTCGCACGAGGACACAGCTGCGACTTTTACCATTGGcaccatcctctccatcatgtgCCTCGTCGGAGTCTCAGGGAACATCTACACCCTGGTGGTCATGTGTCACTCCATGAGGACTGCGGCCTCCATGTACATCTACATCATAAACCTGGCTCTGGCAGATCTGCTCTATCTACTCACCATCCCTTTCATCGTGTGCACACACTTCCTAAAGGAATGGTACTTTGGGGATGCAGGGTGCCGGATTCTGATCAGCATGGACTTCCTGACCATGCACGCCAGCATCTTCACGCTGACAATCATGAGTACTGAGCGCTACTTCGCAGTGCTGAGGCCACTGGACACAGTCCAACGCTCTAAAAGTTACCGGAAGGCTATCGCTGTGCTGGTTTGGGCAGCTTCCCTGATCCTCACGCTGCCGATGCTTGTGAGCCTCCAACTGACGACAAATGGCACCAAAGCCATGTGTCAGTCCACTCTGAGAGAGCTCTCCTACAAGGTTTACATCTCCTTCTTGTTTTGCACTAGCATCGTGGCTCCAGGACTGATCATTGGCTATCTCTACATCCAGCTTGCACGCACTTACTGGATTTCGCAGACAGAGACCTTCAAACAGACCAAGAAACTACCTAATCAGAAG GTGCTGTACCTGATCTTCACCATTGTGCTCCTCTTCTGGGCTTGCTTCCTGCCCTTCTGGATCTGGCAGCTGCTGGGCCAGTTCCACCCGTCACTGCCCCTCTCCACCAAAGCCAAACGCAACATCAACTACCTGACCACGTGTCTGACCTATTCCAACAGCTGCATCAACCCGTTCCTCTACACACTGCTCACCAAGAACTACAAGGAATACCTGAGGAAGCACAAACGCTCATGGACAGCAGGCAACTACTTCAACCGGAGGAGCCGCTTTCAGCGCTCACCACGCAGATCACCTTcagccagcagccagcagtgCACCGAGAGcttcatgctcacacacacagcctcgcTGCGAGCTCACAACAGCAGCTTGTGA
- the uts2r gene encoding urotensin-2 receptor isoform X2, whose translation MKPRLSVKGSPEMTTVSMEPVGVLVERDANATDPPLSSHEDTAATFTIGTILSIMCLVGVSGNIYTLVVMCHSMRTAASMYIYIINLALADLLYLLTIPFIVCTHFLKEWYFGDAGCRILISMDFLTMHASIFTLTIMSTERYFAVLRPLDTVQRSKSYRKAIAVLVWAASLILTLPMLVSLQLTTNGTKAMCQSTLRELSYKVYISFLFCTSIVAPGLIIGYLYIQLARTYWISQTETFKQTKKLPNQKLHQPVPLHTAHQELQGIPEEAQTLMDSRQLLQPEEPLSALTTQITFSQQPAVHRELHAHTHSLAASSQQQLVR comes from the exons ATGAAACCTCGTCTAAGTGTTAAAGGCAGTCCAG AGATGACGACAGTCTCCATGGAGCCGGTAGGCGTCCTGGTGGAAAGGGATGCCAATGCCACCGACCCCCCTCTCAGCTCGCACGAGGACACAGCTGCGACTTTTACCATTGGcaccatcctctccatcatgtgCCTCGTCGGAGTCTCAGGGAACATCTACACCCTGGTGGTCATGTGTCACTCCATGAGGACTGCGGCCTCCATGTACATCTACATCATAAACCTGGCTCTGGCAGATCTGCTCTATCTACTCACCATCCCTTTCATCGTGTGCACACACTTCCTAAAGGAATGGTACTTTGGGGATGCAGGGTGCCGGATTCTGATCAGCATGGACTTCCTGACCATGCACGCCAGCATCTTCACGCTGACAATCATGAGTACTGAGCGCTACTTCGCAGTGCTGAGGCCACTGGACACAGTCCAACGCTCTAAAAGTTACCGGAAGGCTATCGCTGTGCTGGTTTGGGCAGCTTCCCTGATCCTCACGCTGCCGATGCTTGTGAGCCTCCAACTGACGACAAATGGCACCAAAGCCATGTGTCAGTCCACTCTGAGAGAGCTCTCCTACAAGGTTTACATCTCCTTCTTGTTTTGCACTAGCATCGTGGCTCCAGGACTGATCATTGGCTATCTCTACATCCAGCTTGCACGCACTTACTGGATTTCGCAGACAGAGACCTTCAAACAGACCAAGAAACTACCTAATCAGAAG CTGCATCAACCCGTTCCTCTACACACTGCTCACCAAGAACTACAAGGAATACCTGAGGAAGCACAAACGCTCATGGACAGCAGGCAACTACTTCAACCGGAGGAGCCGCTTTCAGCGCTCACCACGCAGATCACCTTcagccagcagccagcagtgCACCGAGAGcttcatgctcacacacacagcctcgcTGCGAGCTCACAACAGCAGCTTGTGAGGTAG